From the Cervus elaphus chromosome 20, mCerEla1.1, whole genome shotgun sequence genome, one window contains:
- the LOC122677490 gene encoding late cornified envelope protein 1B-like: MSCQQNQQQCQPPPKCAPKCPTPKCPPKCPPVSCCGPSSGGCCGPSSGGCCSSGCGGCCLSHHRRRRSHHCRPQRSDCCPQPSGGSGCCGGGSGQSSGGGCC, encoded by the coding sequence ATGTCCTGCCAGCAGAACCAGCAGCAGTGCCAGCCCCCTCCCAAGTGTGCCCCCAAGTGCCCCACCCCTAAATGCCCCCCGAAGTGCCCCCCAGTCTCCTGCTGTGGCCCCAGCTCCGGGGGCTGCTGTGGCCCCAGCTCCGGGGGCTGCTGCAGCTCTGGGTGTGGGGGCTGCTGCCTGAGCCACCACAGGCGCCGCAGGTCCCACCACTGCAGACCCCAGAGGTCTGactgctgcccccagccctcGGGGGGCTCCGGGTGCTGTGGAGGGGGGAGTGGTCAGTCCTCTGGAGGCGGGTGCTGCTGA